A genomic window from Gossypium hirsutum isolate 1008001.06 chromosome D12, Gossypium_hirsutum_v2.1, whole genome shotgun sequence includes:
- the LOC121224277 gene encoding bidirectional sugar transporter SWEET12, whose translation MGVFSADNPWVFISGLLGNISSFVVFLAPLPTFIRICKKKSTEGFQSIPYVVSLFSAMLWIYYAFAKSGAFLLITINSFGCVVETIYIAIYIAYASKQSKISTLRMLILLDGVVFFSILLLIQFLTRGSNRVEFLGWICVVFATSVFAAPLSIMRQVIITKSVEFMPFHLSLMLTFSAIAWLLYGIFLKDLHIAIPNVLGLVFGLLQMVLYAIYRNYKTVVVEEVKLPEHTIDVGAVTTSEVEEISSSEPETHDDDHQMIGMSCKLQNQYHDHDQREPKILELPNSNQMLGTCQA comes from the exons ATGGGCGTGTTTTCAGCTGATAATCCATGGGTTTTTATCTCTGGTCTCCTAG GTAACATTTCCTCCTTCGTGGTTTTCCTAGCTCCATT ACCAACTTTTATCCGAATTTGTAAGAAGAAATCAACAGAGGGTTTCCAATCCATTCCATATGTGGTTTCTCTCTTCAGTGCCATGCTTTGGATTTACTATGCCTTTGCTAAATCTGGAGCTTTCCTTCTCATCACCATTAACTCCTTCGGTTGTGTCGTGGAGACCATTTACATTGCTATCTATATCGCTTATGCATCAAAGCAAtccaag ATATCTACGTTGAGGATGCTTATATTGCTGGACGGTGTAGTATTTTTTTCGATTCTTCTTCTCATCCAGTTCTTAACCAGAGGatcgaatcgagttgaatttCTTGGATGGATCTGTGTAGTATTTGCTACAAGTGTGTTCGCCGCACCTCTAAGCATCATG AGGCAAGTTATAATTACAAAAAGCGTGGAGTTTATGCCATTTCATTTATCATTGATGCTCACCTTTAGTGCTATCGCCTGGCTTTTATATGGCATATTCCTTAAGGATTTACATATTGCG ATCCCAAATGTTCTGGGGTTGGTGTTCGGGTTGCTTCAGATGGTGCTGTATGCAATATACAGGAACTACAAGACGGTGGTAGTGGAGGAGGTTAAGTTACCAGAGCATACAATCGATGTGGGTGCGGTTACCACTTCTGAAGTTGAGGAAATTAGTTCATCAGAGCCGGAAACCCATGATGATGATCATCAAATGATTGGAATGAGCTGTAAATTACAAAACCAATATCATGATCATGATCAAAGGGAACCCAAAATCTTGGAGTTGCCCAATTCAAACCAGATGCTGGGAACATGTCAAGCTTGA